The Acidovorax sp. RAC01 genomic sequence GTCGATGGGGTTGACCTTGTGCGGCATGGTGCTGGAGCCGATCTCGCCCGCCTTCAGGCGCTGCTTGAAGTAGCCCAGGCTCACGTAGCCCCAGATGTCGCGCGAGAGGTCGATGAGGATGGTGTTGGCGCGTGCTACCGCATCGAACAGCTCGGCCATGTAGTCGTGCGGCTCGATCTGGATGGAGTACGGCTGGAACGTCAGGCCCAGGCCCAGGGGCTCGGGCGTCTCGACCACCTTCTTGCTGAAGGCTTCCCAGTCGAAGTCGGGCCAGGCCGACAGGTGGGCGTTGTAGTTGCCCACGGCGCCGTTCATCTTGCCCATGATCTTCACGCTGGCGATGCGTTCGCAGGCGGCCTGCAGGCGCACGAGCACGTTGGCCATTTCCTTGCCCACGGTGGTGGGGCTGGCGGTCTGGCCGTGGGTGCGGCTGAGCATGGGCACATCGGCATAGGCGTGCGCCATTTCGCGCAGCTTGAGCACCACGCGATCAAGTCCGGGCAGGATGACCTGGTCGCGGCCCGAACGCAGCTGCAGGGCGTGGCTGGTGTTGTTGATGTCTTCGCTGGTGCAGGCAAAGTGCACGAATTCGGAGGCCTTTTCCAGCTCGGGGCGGGCTTCGAACTTGCTCTTGATCCAGTACTCCACGGCCTTGACGTCGTGGTTTGTTGTTTTTTCGATCTCTTTGATCGCGGCCGCATCGGCTTCAGAGAAATTCTTGATCAGGCCCAGCAGGTAGGCACGCGCGCCGGTGGTCAGGGGCTTGAACTCGGCAAAACCGGCATCTGACAGGGCAATGAACCAGGCCACTTCCACCTGCACCCGGCGGTGCATGTAGCCGTGCTCGCTCATGATGGGGCGAAGGGCGGCGAGTTTGCTGGCGTAACGGCCGTCAAGCGGCGACAGGGCGGTGATGGTGGACAGGCTCATGGCGCGTGATTGTAGGTGGCACAGGCCGGACGCACCCGCTTCGAAGGGCCCGGGCCACCGGGCGACCGGCGGCGGGTGCCGATAGAATCGATCGCGAAATGGATTCGCCTATCCCGCGCACTGGAAAACACACCATGAAACTGATCGGAGCCTCTGCCAGCCCTTACGTCCGCAAGGTGCGGATCGTGATGGCCGAAAAAAAGCTCGACTACCAGTTCGTACAGGAAAACGTCTGGGCTGACGACACGACGATCGCCACGTCCAACCCGCTGGGCAAGGTGCCCTGCCTGGTGATGGAAGGCGGCGAGGCGGTGTTTGATTCCCGCGTGATCGTGGAGTACCTCGACACCCTCTCCCCCGTGGGCAAGCTCATCCCGGTACAGGGCCGCGAGCGCGCTGAGGTCAAGACCTGGGAGGCGCTGGCCGATGGCGTGATGGATGCCGGCGTGCTGGCGCGCCTGGAAGCCACCTGGGCCCACCGCAAGGACAGCGAACGCAGCCAGGCGTGGATTGACCGCCAGCTGCGCAAGGTGAACGACGGCGTGAAGTCGATGAGCCAGGGCCTGGGCGACAAGCCCTACTGCAGCGGCATCCACCTGAGCCTGTCGGACATCGCCGTAGGGTGCGCGCTCGGATGGCTGGAGTTTCGGTTTCCCGAGATCGGCTGGCGCGCTGAGTACCCCAACCTGGGCAAGCTGATGGACAAGCTGATGCAGCGCCCCAGCTTTGCCGACACCCGTCCATCCTGAGCCACAGATCCGCGGCCGCACGCCGCGGTGCCGGAAAGCCCTTGCGCCCCGCGCGGTGCGCGATCCGGCCTGGCGCCCCGGCAGGTCAGCTGTTGGCGCGCTTTTTCAGCCAGCGCATCAGCGCGCTCACCACCGGCAGCTTTTCGTACAACTCTTCGGCCGCGTCCCAGTAGTCGCGGTGCAACGAGACCAGGCCTTGCCCGTCGATCACCAGGTGGGACGCACCGCGCACCGTCTGCGTCACGCCCTTGTGAAAGCTCTTGAAGGCAAACACAAAGTCCCACGTCAGAAAGCATTGCTGGCCTTGCACCACGCGGCCCGTCACGATGAACCGGGGGTTTTCCAGCGCCACGAACATGTGGGCAAAGATCTGCTGGATGGCGGGGATGCCGCGCACGTCGTTGAACGGGTCCTTGAAGCGGGCGTCGGCCGCATAGAACTGGCCGATCCGCGCCACGTCTGCGGGCGAGAGGTTCTCGAACAGCGCAATGACGCGTGTCACGGCTTCTTCCGTCATGCCTTGCACAGCATCGTTCAAGGGCGCAGGCGCGGTGGCGGGCAGGCTGGGCATCAGAGTCCTGTGAACCGGTGGATGGCCGGAAAGTACAAACGGTAGGGCAGCAGGCGCAGCATCTTCATCACCCGCGTGAAACGCTTGGGAAAGTGGATGTCGAAATGCCCTTGCGACCATCCCTTGAGGATGGCCTGCGCCGCGGCCTCGGGCGAGATGAGCGCGGGCATCGCGAAGTCGTTGCCCGCGGTGAGGGGCGTGGCCACAAAGCCCGGGTTGATCACGCTCACGCCCATGCCCAGGTCGTGCAGGTCCAGGTACAGCGCCTCGGCCAGGTTGATCAGCGCCGCCTTGGTGGGCCCGTACGCCAGGCTCTTGGGCAGGCCACGGAAGCCCGCCACGCTGCTGATCAGGCTCACGTGGCCGGGCCGGCCAGCGGCTGCAGCGGCAATCATGGCGGGCAGCACCCCCGCCAGCACATGCAGCACGCCGCTGTAGTTGACCTGCTCATGCCGCAGCATCTCGGCCAGGTTGAAGTCGGTGGCACGCGTGTCGCGGTAGTAGCCCGCGCAGTAGCAGACGAGGTCTGGCGGGCCGCCTGCCAGCACCTGTGCGGCCACGGCCTGCACATCGGCCGGCTCGGCCGTGTCCAGCGGCAGGGCCTGGCTGCCAGGGTGTTCTGCCACGAACGCGTCCAGGGCCGCCCGGCTGCGGGCCGAGACGATCACCTGCGCGCCGCGCGCGTGCAGCGCCGACGCGGTGGCGCGCCCGATGCCGCTGGAGGCACCCACCAGCCAGACCCGGCGGCCCTGCCAGTCGCGCAGAGAAGGATTGAGGCTCATGGGGCGCGTTTCGTGAACGACAGCGTGATCTCGCCCAGCCGCACGCCAAACTTGCTCATGGTGGCGCGGTTGAGCATGACGCGATCGTCGATGAGGTACATCCAGTCGTCCAGGTCCACGTTGTAGACCTTGCCGTCCACCGGCAGCGCCAGCGTATAGGTCCAGCGGAAGGCGTTGCCGCGGGTCTGGCCGCTGGCCGTGCCGACGACGTCATCGGCCGTACCGGTGTAGCGGCCGTCGGCGTGCTTCGTCAGGCGCCAGATGCGGCGCTGCGTGGTGCCGTCCGAATAGGTAAAGGCTTCATCGAGCACGCCCTCGTTGCCCTTCCACTGGCAGTCCATCACCACGGTGAAGCGCTTGACGATCTGGCCGCTGCGGTCCTGGAAGATGCCCCAGGCGTCGATGGTGCCGTTGAAGTAGGTGGCCAGGTCGAGCACCGGTTTTTCGCTGGCGTAGCCCTCCAGCGTCTGGCTGGCGCAGCCCGAAAGGGCCACGGGCGCGGCCACGGTGGCCGCCAGGAGAAGGCGTCGTCTTTGCATCATGGGGGGGTGCCCTCGGTCGGTCGCTGTGGAGAACGTGCCGCATTCATGGCGTGCGGCCGGATGAGAAAAAAATACAGGGCTGCCGCTGCACACAGCTTGAGAGCGCACGGCAACACGGCATAGGCCAAGCTCAGGGTCTGCAGGCCCTCTTCGCTGCGGGTGCCCGGCGTGTAGCCCAGCAGGCCCAGCAGGGGCAGGGCCAGCCCGGCGGCCAGGGCCAGATTGAGCTTGGTGGCAAAGTTCCACCAGCCAAAGTACGCGCCCTCGTGCTGACCGCCGTCGCCCTCGGCCGCAACCACGCCCGCCAGCAACGCGCCGGGCAGCGCCAGGTCGGTGCCCAGGGCTGCGCCCGAAAGCGCGCACACCAGCAGGAACGCCATGGCATCGCCCGCACCCAGCGTGGCGGTCCACACAAACACGGATATCGCCAGCAGCATGCCGGCCAGCCAGGTGCGTGCGAGGCCCCAGCGGGCCACGGCGCGCAGCCACAGCGGGATCGACAGCGCGGCTGACACGAAGTACGCCGCCAGAAACATGGGCTCTTGCGCAGGCGGTGCCTGCAGGCGGTCCTGGATGAAGAACAGCACCAGCGTGGCCGGCACGGCGCTCGCAATGCCGTTGAGCATGAACACCGCCAGCAGGCGGCGAAAGCCGGGCTTGGTCCATGGTCGCCACAGGTCGGCAAGGCCGCCTGCGCGCTGGCCAGCGGATGCAGACGCAGGGCGGGCTGACGGAGCAGCCGGCCGTGGGCCGCACGACCACGCCCACCATCCCAGGGCCAGCGCCAGCGCAAACACGGCCACCATGGCCGGCAGACCGGCCACCGCCGGCAGCACCGAAGCCACGACCACCCCCACCAGCGCCGCGGCTTCGCGCCATGCCACGACGCGGCTGCGCGCCAGCTCGTCGCCGCCCAGGCGTGCGCCCCACGACTGGTGGGCAATGCCCAGTTGGCTGTAGGCCGTGTAGGTGACGAGCAGGGCCACCAGCGCCCAGGCCACCAGAGCGTCTTCGCCCCGCACAGCCGGAAAGAACAGTGCCCAAAGCCCCAGCGCCAGCACCACGGCCGACCCGGCCCCGACCGCCAGCACGCTGCGCACCGACCGGCCAAACAGGTAGTCAGCCAACCGCCCCAGCAGCGGATCGGACACGGCATCGAACAGCCGCGCCGCCAGCAGCACCGCGCCCAGCGTGGCCAGCGGCATGCCGAACTCACGGGCGTAGTGGTTGGGCAGCAGCACGTACAGCGGCAGCGCCACAAATGCCAGCGGGAGCCCCAGCAGGCCATACGCGAGCAGGCTGCGCCGGGACAGGCCCCCGCCCATCGGAAGCTGGGTGCCGGGCGCGCTGCCTGGCCCCGCTGCCAAGGCCGGGCCGGCGGCCGGCAAGGCGGGCGAAGGAGGCGAGGTCATGGGCGCCCTGCGGGCCGCAGCGCCGACACCAGCTCCTGCCGCAGGCCGGGCTCCGATGTCTGCGGCGACAGCCAGATGCCAAAGAAAAGGCGGGCGAATTCGGCGTCGGGCACCTCGCCCACCACTTTTCCGCCCATCTCGAACACGGCACCCGCGCCGGGCCGGTACAGGCCCGTGAGGCGGTCGCCAGGTTTCACGTCGGGCAGGGCCGCCTTCAGGTCTTCCTGCCAGCGGGCCGCCTGCTGTGCCGAGAAGCTGCCCACGCGGCGCATCTCGTCAATGGACCGCTTCGCGATGGCTTCGGCCGTGAAGTTGCGCTGGTAGGTCAGCTCCAGCGCCAGGGGCTGCGTGGCGTAATCGTCGAGGTCAAAGCCGGGGCGCACCCACAGCCGGGCGCTGTACACCTCGAAACCCAGGAACCGCAGCGCCCCCTGGCCGGCCAGGCGCATGCCAGCGGTGACACCACCCACGCTGGCAGGGGCGGCAACAGCCTCCGCCGGCCGCGACTGGGCAGACACCGCCGTATTGGCGCGGACGTCCGCCGATTCAAGGCAAAAAACAGCCGCTGCGGCAGTAGACAAGGCGCGAACAGCTATGTTTTTCATAGCATCAGTCCTTGACCAGCGTGTACTGCACAAGGTCTATGTTGCCCATGGCAAACCCGGCCTCGCAGTAGGCGAGGTAGAACTCCCAGATGTGCATGAAACGCTGATCGAAGCCCAGCTCCATGATGCGCGCACGCTGCGACAGAAAGCGCTCGCGCCAGCGGCGCAGCGTCTCGGCATAGTCCTGGCCAAAGGCAAACTCATCCGATACGCGCAGTCCGGCCTCTTGCGCGGCGCGGCGAAATTCGGTGGGGCACGGCAGACAGCCCCCCGGGAAGATGTACTGCTGGATGAAGTCCGTGGAGCGGATGTAGCGCCCGTACAGGCTGTCTTCGATGACGATGCTCTGGATGCAGGCCTTGCCGCCCGGCTTGAGCAGGCGGTGAATGGTCTCGAAGTACGTGGGCCAATATTCGCGCCCTACGGCCTCGATCATTTCGATGGAGCAGATGGCGTCGTACGGCCCGTCGGAGATGTCCCGGTAGTCCTGCAGCCGCAGCGAATGGCCGGTGTGCGCCAGGCCCGGCTCATCGCTGTGCAGGCCACTGCCGGCGCTTACGCGGCGCATGCGCTCCACTGCAAAATCAAGCTGCTCGGTGGACAGCGTGACGCCAGTGACCGACGCGTCGAACTCCACCGCTGCCATCTCGGCCAGCGCGCCCCAGCCGCAGCCGATTTCCAGCACGCGCGAGCCGGGACGCACGCCGGCCATGGCCAGGGCACGCCGCACCTTGGCATGCTGCGCCTTGCGCATGTCGCCCGACAGGTCCCCTTCGAACCATGCCGACGAGTAGTTCATGGTGTCGTCGAGCCACAGCGAATAGAACGCGTTGCCCAGGTCGTAGTGGGCGTGGATGTTCTTCTGGCTGTTGGACCGCGTGTTGCGGTTGAGCAGGTGCTTGATGCGGT encodes the following:
- a CDS encoding SDR family NAD(P)-dependent oxidoreductase, producing the protein MSLNPSLRDWQGRRVWLVGASSGIGRATASALHARGAQVIVSARSRAALDAFVAEHPGSQALPLDTAEPADVQAVAAQVLAGGPPDLVCYCAGYYRDTRATDFNLAEMLRHEQVNYSGVLHVLAGVLPAMIAAAAAGRPGHVSLISSVAGFRGLPKSLAYGPTKAALINLAEALYLDLHDLGMGVSVINPGFVATPLTAGNDFAMPALISPEAAAQAILKGWSQGHFDIHFPKRFTRVMKMLRLLPYRLYFPAIHRFTGL
- a CDS encoding DUF3833 domain-containing protein, yielding MQRRRLLLAATVAAPVALSGCASQTLEGYASEKPVLDLATYFNGTIDAWGIFQDRSGQIVKRFTVVMDCQWKGNEGVLDEAFTYSDGTTQRRIWRLTKHADGRYTGTADDVVGTASGQTRGNAFRWTYTLALPVDGKVYNVDLDDWMYLIDDRVMLNRATMSKFGVRLGEITLSFTKRAP
- a CDS encoding MFS transporter: MGGGLSRRSLLAYGLLGLPLAFVALPLYVLLPNHYAREFGMPLATLGAVLLAARLFDAVSDPLLGRLADYLFGRSVRSVLAVGAGSAVVLALGLWALFFPAVRGEDALVAWALVALLVTYTAYSQLGIAHQSWGARLGGDELARSRVVAWREAAALVGVVVASVLPAVAGLPAMVAVFALALALGWWAWSCGPRPAAPSARPASASAGQRAGGLADLWRPWTKPGFRRLLAVFMLNGIASAVPATLVLFFIQDRLQAPPAQEPMFLAAYFVSAALSIPLWLRAVARWGLARTWLAGMLLAISVFVWTATLGAGDAMAFLLVCALSGAALGTDLALPGALLAGVVAAEGDGGQHEGAYFGWWNFATKLNLALAAGLALPLLGLLGYTPGTRSEEGLQTLSLAYAVLPCALKLCAAAALYFFLIRPHAMNAARSPQRPTEGTPP
- a CDS encoding chalcone isomerase family protein, translated to MKNIAVRALSTAAAAVFCLESADVRANTAVSAQSRPAEAVAAPASVGGVTAGMRLAGQGALRFLGFEVYSARLWVRPGFDLDDYATQPLALELTYQRNFTAEAIAKRSIDEMRRVGSFSAQQAARWQEDLKAALPDVKPGDRLTGLYRPGAGAVFEMGGKVVGEVPDAEFARLFFGIWLSPQTSEPGLRQELVSALRPAGRP
- a CDS encoding glutathione S-transferase N-terminal domain-containing protein, translating into MKLIGASASPYVRKVRIVMAEKKLDYQFVQENVWADDTTIATSNPLGKVPCLVMEGGEAVFDSRVIVEYLDTLSPVGKLIPVQGRERAEVKTWEALADGVMDAGVLARLEATWAHRKDSERSQAWIDRQLRKVNDGVKSMSQGLGDKPYCSGIHLSLSDIAVGCALGWLEFRFPEIGWRAEYPNLGKLMDKLMQRPSFADTRPS
- a CDS encoding SAM-dependent methyltransferase; amino-acid sequence: MNTTTTTTAPSQSAGELPADAPAAAQAAFRLLQRLQHGSLSVLLPDGTLRHFGHGGGLSAALTLKNWNLFAAALKSGDIGFAESYIAGDWTTPNLTDLIKLFIANRQHVECVIYGTWAGRLLYRIKHLLNRNTRSNSQKNIHAHYDLGNAFYSLWLDDTMNYSSAWFEGDLSGDMRKAQHAKVRRALAMAGVRPGSRVLEIGCGWGALAEMAAVEFDASVTGVTLSTEQLDFAVERMRRVSAGSGLHSDEPGLAHTGHSLRLQDYRDISDGPYDAICSIEMIEAVGREYWPTYFETIHRLLKPGGKACIQSIVIEDSLYGRYIRSTDFIQQYIFPGGCLPCPTEFRRAAQEAGLRVSDEFAFGQDYAETLRRWRERFLSQRARIMELGFDQRFMHIWEFYLAYCEAGFAMGNIDLVQYTLVKD
- a CDS encoding nuclear transport factor 2 family protein — translated: MPSLPATAPAPLNDAVQGMTEEAVTRVIALFENLSPADVARIGQFYAADARFKDPFNDVRGIPAIQQIFAHMFVALENPRFIVTGRVVQGQQCFLTWDFVFAFKSFHKGVTQTVRGASHLVIDGQGLVSLHRDYWDAAEELYEKLPVVSALMRWLKKRANS
- the purB gene encoding adenylosuccinate lyase, with the translated sequence MSLSTITALSPLDGRYASKLAALRPIMSEHGYMHRRVQVEVAWFIALSDAGFAEFKPLTTGARAYLLGLIKNFSEADAAAIKEIEKTTNHDVKAVEYWIKSKFEARPELEKASEFVHFACTSEDINNTSHALQLRSGRDQVILPGLDRVVLKLREMAHAYADVPMLSRTHGQTASPTTVGKEMANVLVRLQAACERIASVKIMGKMNGAVGNYNAHLSAWPDFDWEAFSKKVVETPEPLGLGLTFQPYSIQIEPHDYMAELFDAVARANTILIDLSRDIWGYVSLGYFKQRLKAGEIGSSTMPHKVNPIDFENAEGNLGLANALLRHLSEKLPISRWQRDLTDSTVLRNMGVALGYAALAYASLLTGLNKLELNEEALAEDLDASWEVLAEPIQTVMRRFGVQGAYEKLKEVTRGKTVTAEALHGLIRSLEIPQAEKDRLLAMTPGSYVGKAAELARRV